The nucleotide sequence AACCCGGAGCTTGACCACATCTGGATGCTTACTGGAGTAGGTTCGCACCCGGCCGGTGCACGTCAACTGGTACGGATGTACCCGCACTACTACATTGCCGAGGAAATCGCGGCCGGTGCGAAACGGGAAATCGAACTGCGCGTGCCATGGACCTGCCTGCGATGCGGGGCCACAGTGCCGGCCCGGGAGATCGAGCTGCCTGAGCTTATCTTCCTGAGAATCCTTGACTGGGAAACCGACAAGATGCTTGTCGAGGGCTGGGCCCTTGAAGGCGATTTCCGGATGCAGTTCTCGGCTTGCCCGAAGTGCGGGACTGGACAGCCGGACATCTCAGAATCGGTCTCGCGGCTGGGCAAGGCATCAGATGTGGTCCGGCTGGTGCGCGAAGGGCTGAGCATGCACTGGGACCTGCCATGAACAATATCCGACCGACGCGGAGATTGACCAACAGGAGCAACAACAATGCTTGAGAAGATACTCGTGGCAACCGATGGCAGTGACAACTCGCTCCGGGCGCTTGAGACCGCGGCGGCAATTGCCCGTGCGCTTCGAGCCGAACTAATGGTCGCGACTGCGGTCTATGTGCCGCCATCGTATGAGAGCGACCTGAACCCGGAGCAGAAACAAGGCATTCGTGATGCCGGCAGGCAGATGCTTGAAGAAGCCGGCCGCGTGCTTGCGCGACTTGGGGTCAAGGCTAACTACAGGGTGCTTGAGACAGAGCCGCCGGCTCAGGCGATTGTTCGCCTGGCGCGTGAGGGGAAATACGAGCTTATCGTGCTCGGACGTCGCGGCACGAGCAGGGGAGTAGAAAAGACGGTCGGTAGTGTATCAGACGCAGTCTTGCGTCTGGCTGACTGCTCAGTGATGATTGTGCACTAGGCCGGTAAGGGTCCGGGCCTAGCGCAGCTTCTTTCGGTGACGCAGGGACTTGCGGCGCTTCTTGAACTTGTGGCGCCGGATCTTTGCCAGTTTGCGCTTACGACCACAAGGCATGGGCTATACGGCTCCTTTCATCAGACTGGCCTTCAAGAGTCGGGACGCCTTGAAAA is from candidate division WOR-3 bacterium and encodes:
- a CDS encoding universal stress protein, yielding MLEKILVATDGSDNSLRALETAAAIARALRAELMVATAVYVPPSYESDLNPEQKQGIRDAGRQMLEEAGRVLARLGVKANYRVLETEPPAQAIVRLAREGKYELIVLGRRGTSRGVEKTVGSVSDAVLRLADCSVMIVH